In a genomic window of Ardenticatenales bacterium:
- a CDS encoding glycosyltransferase family 4 protein, which translates to MFATTLDIRDHADYAAQAHLVLESPPHFPRLTDELRMFWRILHLARRERLWLLRSSWGRTNPDVLAAAIIGLWPRRRRPTIVLQGCMWQPDPGLRGALQRLVVRLADRAITLYVVQSSEEMTLFPQTWGVSPQKTRRCLYFATFTERDLAHPPPPPGDYVFAGGNSHRVYEPLLAAARHFPERSFILATNRLQGTPLPPNVTARPVPHREFVALMQGAAAVVVPLRQGMRRAVGQQTYLNSMWLGKPTIVTDGLAVRDHVADGETALVVDGSAAGYVAALRRVLDPANAAETARMGHAARAAVVNQFTFPHHAACLLRVMAEAAER; encoded by the coding sequence ATGTTCGCCACAACGCTCGACATCCGCGATCACGCCGACTACGCCGCCCAGGCCCACCTGGTCCTGGAATCCCCCCCCCACTTTCCGCGCCTGACGGACGAACTGCGCATGTTCTGGCGCATTCTGCATCTGGCACGGCGCGAACGATTGTGGCTGCTGCGCAGCTCCTGGGGACGCACCAACCCCGACGTGCTGGCCGCGGCCATCATCGGCCTCTGGCCGCGCCGCCGGCGACCCACCATCGTCCTGCAAGGCTGCATGTGGCAACCAGACCCCGGCCTGCGCGGGGCGCTGCAACGGCTGGTCGTGCGGCTGGCGGACCGGGCCATCACGCTCTACGTGGTGCAATCATCGGAGGAAATGACCCTCTTCCCACAAACCTGGGGCGTCTCGCCCCAAAAAACGCGCCGCTGCCTCTATTTCGCCACCTTCACGGAGCGCGACCTGGCGCACCCGCCGCCACCGCCGGGCGACTACGTCTTTGCCGGGGGCAATTCGCATCGCGTTTATGAGCCGCTGCTGGCGGCAGCGCGCCATTTCCCCGAACGCTCCTTCATCCTGGCGACCAATCGCTTGCAGGGGACACCCCTGCCCCCTAACGTCACCGCGCGCCCCGTGCCCCACCGCGAGTTTGTGGCCCTGATGCAGGGAGCGGCGGCGGTGGTCGTACCGCTGCGCCAGGGAATGCGCCGCGCCGTGGGGCAGCAAACCTATCTCAACAGCATGTGGCTGGGCAAACCGACCATCGTCACGGATGGGCTGGCGGTGCGGGACCATGTGGCGGATGGGGAGACGGCGCTGGTGGTGGATGGTTCGGCGGCGGGCTATGTGGCCGCGCTGCGGCGGGTGTTGGACCCGGCCAACGCGGCGGAAACGGCGCGAATGGGCCACGCCGCGCGCGCGGCCGTCGTCAATCAGTTCACTTTCCCGCACCACGCCGCCTGCCTGCTGCGCGTGATGGCCGAAGCAGCGGAACGATAA
- a CDS encoding iron-containing alcohol dehydrogenase, translating into MKHYAIEFGSSRFDYYLGHHCLTSMAAHLATVPADQTIIISDSALSESYGQRLRDALNQKMPCHLIPFQAGETYKTLDSLAVFADNALKHNVTRQSHIVALGGGITGNIAGLLAALLYRGIRWSFVPTSLMAILDAALSLKQAVNFGKGKNILGVYYAPEMVLVDTEVLATLPARQIRSGVCEVIKNNLIIDASELPRLLSILNEENQYTGEAYHYLIEHSIRSKLEVMRHDPKEAGKAVVLEYGHTIGHAIELAGDGRITHGDAVGLGMLCAAEIAYEMGFLDGETVALHLKLLHAAGVPMQVLFETRVADIVARVGYDNKRGYLPAQPGHVHMVLLTGLARPLSYQGKYLYPVPLSLIEQAIERRLRGAYLQPDTAMPIYQAK; encoded by the coding sequence ATGAAGCATTATGCCATCGAATTTGGATCAAGTCGTTTTGACTACTATTTGGGCCATCACTGTCTGACCAGTATGGCCGCGCATCTGGCGACTGTCCCTGCTGATCAAACTATCATTATTAGTGATAGCGCGTTGAGCGAGTCCTATGGTCAACGTTTGCGAGATGCCTTGAACCAGAAGATGCCGTGCCATTTGATTCCATTCCAGGCCGGCGAAACATACAAAACATTGGATTCGCTGGCGGTCTTTGCCGATAACGCCCTGAAACACAACGTGACCCGCCAATCACACATTGTGGCTCTTGGCGGCGGCATCACGGGGAATATCGCGGGACTACTGGCGGCGCTGCTATATCGCGGCATTCGGTGGAGTTTTGTGCCCACTTCGCTGATGGCCATTCTCGACGCCGCGCTTTCGCTCAAGCAAGCCGTCAATTTCGGCAAGGGGAAAAATATCTTGGGCGTTTATTATGCCCCGGAAATGGTGTTGGTGGATACGGAAGTGCTGGCGACGCTGCCTGCGCGACAGATTCGTTCTGGCGTATGCGAAGTCATCAAGAACAATTTGATCATTGATGCTTCCGAACTGCCGCGTCTCTTGAGTATTTTGAATGAAGAGAATCAATATACGGGAGAGGCGTATCATTATTTGATCGAGCACTCCATCCGCAGCAAGTTGGAAGTGATGCGGCACGATCCGAAGGAGGCCGGGAAGGCCGTCGTATTGGAATATGGGCATACGATTGGGCACGCGATTGAGTTGGCCGGAGATGGGCGGATCACGCACGGGGACGCGGTGGGGTTGGGTATGTTGTGCGCGGCGGAGATCGCCTATGAGATGGGTTTTTTGGATGGGGAAACGGTGGCCTTACATTTGAAGTTGCTGCACGCGGCCGGTGTGCCGATGCAGGTGTTGTTTGAGACGCGGGTTGCGGATATTGTGGCGCGCGTTGGGTATGACAATAAGCGGGGTTATTTGCCGGCACAACCGGGTCACGTACACATGGTGCTGCTGACGGGATTGGCGCGGCCATTGTCCTACCAGGGAAAGTATCTTTATCCGGTGCCGCTATCCCTGATCGAACAGGCGATTGAGCGTCGTCTGCGCGGTGCATATTTGCAGCCGGACACGGCCATGCCCATCTACCAGGCTAAATGA
- a CDS encoding NDP-sugar synthase, with product MMPKQLTDSELLAQVIPVGVILTAGLGQRLYPLNQCRPKALMPLCNQRLLDYQIDTMRALGVNTLILQMRPGRAARQIQAHIDQHDGHAAADSQLRFVFLLDQQPELFGMTQLRTMITTHFALTSCDRLCRFPLDKLRRRHFGSAAHCTYALASGLGEQVAGWFCDESGRMTRYAKQGGAGSLEHAGLLLASPHHIEQMLFPTADYPFDFGDDPPWFGYPPQSAMFWSHVPAFRVNPAARWFAAMAPEVMAVDVGTPARYLQTHFQMLREDVPLPPPTAGYAQREARGWVHETAGISATARLYPPYMIGPNTTIAAGAEIGPLVVIGKDGVVGRNAGIRHTILWDHVTVNDHITLDGSVVADHVTVSQSARHVLLSRHRDLQKTDELLQSTTKGPVS from the coding sequence ATGATGCCAAAACAACTCACGGATAGCGAACTACTGGCTCAGGTAATCCCCGTCGGCGTTATATTGACGGCAGGTCTGGGGCAGCGATTGTATCCGCTCAATCAATGTCGTCCCAAGGCGCTGATGCCGCTGTGCAACCAACGGCTGTTGGATTACCAGATAGACACGATGCGGGCGCTGGGGGTCAACACCCTTATTCTGCAGATGCGGCCCGGACGGGCCGCGCGGCAAATTCAGGCTCATATTGATCAGCATGATGGGCACGCCGCGGCGGATAGCCAACTTCGCTTTGTGTTTTTGCTGGATCAACAGCCAGAATTGTTCGGCATGACGCAGTTGCGGACGATGATTACAACGCACTTCGCCCTCACCAGTTGTGATCGTCTTTGTCGGTTTCCTCTGGACAAACTGCGGCGGCGCCATTTTGGTAGCGCAGCGCATTGTACATATGCGCTGGCGAGTGGGCTGGGCGAGCAAGTCGCCGGTTGGTTTTGTGATGAATCGGGGCGGATGACGCGGTATGCGAAGCAGGGTGGGGCGGGGAGTTTGGAACACGCGGGGTTGCTGTTGGCTTCGCCCCATCATATTGAACAGATGCTGTTCCCCACGGCCGATTACCCTTTTGATTTTGGCGATGATCCTCCCTGGTTTGGGTATCCGCCACAATCGGCGATGTTTTGGAGTCATGTGCCGGCATTTCGCGTTAATCCGGCGGCGCGGTGGTTTGCGGCGATGGCGCCGGAGGTGATGGCTGTGGATGTGGGGACGCCGGCGCGGTATTTGCAGACGCATTTTCAAATGCTGCGGGAGGATGTGCCGCTGCCGCCGCCGACGGCGGGGTATGCGCAGCGGGAGGCGCGTGGTTGGGTGCATGAAACGGCCGGCATTAGTGCCACTGCTCGCCTCTATCCTCCCTATATGATTGGGCCAAACACAACCATAGCGGCGGGGGCGGAGATTGGCCCGCTGGTCGTGATTGGAAAGGATGGCGTGGTGGGCAGGAATGCCGGCATTCGCCACACCATTCTCTGGGATCACGTCACCGTCAACGACCACATAACGCTAGACGGCAGCGTCGTTGCCGACCACGTCACCGTCTCCCAATCCGCCCGCCACGTCCTGCTAAGCCGCCACCGAGACCTGCAAAAAACAGACGAACTTCTCCAATCAACCACGAAGGGGCCGGTCTCTTGA
- a CDS encoding class I tRNA ligase family protein translates to MDTLSNLLQMEEKWRNEWQEKRAYEAAFPDERPKRYLLDMFPHPSAAGLSVAHCRNFVGTDVFARFSRAQGYNVLYPMGWDAFGITAEKEARQRGIPPAEVIREHAAKYQKQMQRLGLSYDWSRSLNTSDPGYYRWTQWFFQLLYRRGLIYAESHVRTWCAHCAKVLRAVEVDERERCCRCGRSTSQIISREWFVRITAYTAKLDRTLDALDWPAAMKKMQRHWLSQLRDWSISRRRYWGTPLPLIHCPTCGVQLAPELPVRLPSLAGGPLPTDLAQVPGFCDTICPQCGEPARRDEHVLSVMFDSAWHFLRFAVPDSEQFPFAGEAAAYWMPVDLLVGGAEQTNFGLLYARFAGMVLAEAGYLSQTEPFPRFAQQGVVHGHNHQRMTKSKNNVVKIKTLIDRYGADACRWYLLSLADNGSSIDWKNHDPALRGAHKWLRRVVYLSQLYPTPADAVAQSLTLPPDDITLQFLPLLHEAITQFHLYHYMVELMALIKALRREAHAASPVPWRWAGTLSILLRLLAPVAPHLAEELWQQRGFAGSIHQQPWPVQAHAIVGNPPHAGL, encoded by the coding sequence GTGGATACATTGAGCAATCTGCTGCAAATGGAAGAAAAATGGCGGAATGAATGGCAGGAAAAGCGCGCATACGAGGCTGCATTTCCTGACGAACGACCTAAACGCTATTTATTAGATATGTTTCCTCATCCGTCCGCGGCCGGACTCAGTGTCGCCCACTGCCGCAATTTCGTGGGTACGGATGTGTTTGCGCGCTTCTCGCGGGCGCAAGGCTATAACGTGCTTTATCCCATGGGTTGGGATGCTTTTGGCATCACCGCGGAAAAAGAGGCGCGGCAGCGCGGAATTCCCCCGGCGGAGGTGATTCGAGAACACGCCGCCAAGTATCAGAAACAGATGCAGCGTCTGGGGCTTTCGTACGACTGGTCGCGCAGCCTGAATACCAGCGACCCCGGCTACTATCGTTGGACGCAGTGGTTTTTTCAGTTGCTGTACCGGCGAGGATTGATCTACGCGGAATCCCATGTGCGCACCTGGTGCGCCCACTGCGCCAAAGTGTTACGCGCCGTCGAGGTGGATGAAAGGGAGCGCTGCTGCCGTTGTGGTCGGTCCACGAGTCAGATCATTTCGCGGGAGTGGTTTGTGCGTATCACGGCCTACACGGCCAAACTGGACAGGACATTGGATGCACTCGATTGGCCGGCGGCCATGAAGAAGATGCAGCGCCACTGGTTGTCACAGTTGCGCGATTGGTCCATAAGTCGCCGCCGCTATTGGGGAACGCCGCTGCCGCTGATTCATTGCCCGACTTGTGGCGTCCAACTGGCGCCAGAACTGCCGGTGCGGTTGCCATCCCTTGCCGGTGGTCCCCTGCCCACGGATCTGGCACAGGTTCCGGGGTTTTGCGATACGATTTGCCCCCAATGCGGGGAACCCGCGCGCCGGGATGAACATGTGCTTTCGGTGATGTTTGATTCGGCCTGGCATTTTTTGCGTTTTGCCGTTCCCGACTCGGAACAGTTCCCCTTTGCCGGCGAAGCCGCGGCTTACTGGATGCCGGTGGATTTGTTGGTGGGCGGGGCGGAACAGACGAATTTTGGGCTGCTCTATGCGCGTTTTGCCGGCATGGTCCTGGCGGAAGCCGGCTACTTGTCCCAAACCGAACCCTTCCCCCGCTTTGCCCAGCAAGGCGTCGTCCATGGGCACAACCACCAACGAATGACCAAAAGCAAGAACAACGTCGTCAAGATCAAAACCTTAATAGACCGGTATGGTGCTGACGCCTGCCGCTGGTATCTGCTATCGCTGGCCGACAACGGCAGCAGCATTGACTGGAAGAACCACGACCCGGCTTTGCGCGGCGCCCACAAATGGCTGCGGCGCGTCGTCTACCTGTCTCAACTGTATCCGACCCCGGCGGATGCCGTCGCGCAGTCCCTGACGCTGCCGCCAGATGACATCACGCTTCAGTTTCTCCCGTTGCTGCATGAAGCAATCACCCAGTTCCACCTTTACCATTACATGGTTGAACTGATGGCCCTTATCAAGGCATTGCGACGCGAAGCCCACGCCGCCTCGCCCGTACCCTGGCGCTGGGCAGGGACCCTATCCATTTTGCTGAGATTGCTGGCCCCGGTTGCCCCCCATCTCGCCGAAGAATTGTGGCAGCAGCGTGGTTTTGCCGGCAGCATACACCAACAGCCGTGGCCGGTTCAGGCCCACGCCATCGTAGGAAACCCTCCCCATGCTGGTTTATGA
- a CDS encoding ABC transporter ATP-binding protein: protein MLVYDIQNLTKQYPDQSRPANENITLQIEQGEILGILGDNGAGKTTLVRQMVNLLRSSSGSVRLFGQLVGQDDLFVPAYVGYMPQESAALNHLTVSEALYFTAHLRGLSRAAARAERDRLLETWQLQARQRTVCARLSGGQRRLLRLAVAVAGSPQVLILDEPTNDLDPQRRRLVWNTLRTINEEYQTTIVFITHDAIEAEKAVKRVVIMRDGRVVANGRPRDLKKQIDQKLRLELFLPPGRTPDGLAGLEMQQRQPGHWFLLLDRTQVADTLDAIDFDLVDDFRLYSATLEDLYLYYANQ from the coding sequence ATGCTGGTTTATGACATTCAAAACCTCACGAAACAGTATCCGGATCAGTCACGTCCGGCCAATGAAAACATAACGCTGCAAATTGAACAGGGCGAGATACTGGGTATTCTGGGAGACAATGGTGCCGGCAAAACAACACTCGTGCGCCAGATGGTCAACCTGTTGCGTAGCAGCAGCGGCAGCGTGCGGCTTTTTGGTCAGTTGGTGGGGCAGGATGATTTGTTTGTGCCGGCATACGTCGGCTACATGCCACAAGAAAGCGCCGCCCTCAACCACCTCACCGTCAGCGAAGCCCTTTACTTCACCGCCCACCTGCGCGGGCTTTCCCGCGCCGCCGCCCGCGCCGAACGGGACCGCCTGCTGGAAACGTGGCAGCTACAGGCGCGGCAGCGCACCGTCTGTGCGCGATTGTCTGGGGGACAGCGCCGTCTGCTGCGCCTGGCTGTGGCCGTCGCCGGTTCGCCACAAGTCCTCATTCTCGATGAACCGACCAACGACCTCGATCCCCAACGTCGCCGACTGGTATGGAACACCCTGCGCACCATCAATGAAGAATACCAGACCACGATTGTCTTCATTACCCACGACGCCATCGAAGCGGAAAAAGCCGTCAAGCGCGTGGTCATCATGCGCGATGGGCGCGTGGTGGCGAACGGTCGCCCGCGGGATTTGAAGAAACAGATTGACCAGAAGCTGCGTCTGGAGCTTTTCTTGCCACCGGGACGGACGCCGGATGGTCTGGCCGGGTTGGAGATGCAGCAGCGGCAGCCCGGTCACTGGTTTTTGCTGCTGGATCGGACGCAGGTGGCGGACACGCTGGACGCCATTGATTTTGATCTGGTTGACGATTTTCGCCTCTATTCGGCGACACTGGAGGATTTGTACCTGTATTATGCTAACCAATAA
- a CDS encoding ABC transporter permease, whose protein sequence is MLTNKTRLPLLAQFADLFLIEITNWRWSWRSLVVLGTVAPLMSILALSLFADKSNPETLSYILTGNIVMALMFGIKDKLQSHFMFMRIQGSLDYFATLPVNKMLLVAAATAAFLCLGLPSVVVTLFFGAWLLRIPLSISPWVLPVAVAAAISLSGVGALVGIWARTPEDAGSISTLLTFLMLGIGPVLIPPEGLPPLLVILGRFSPATYASSALRQVLLGPLTPRLWVDVAALLGFSLITFVMVNRQLAWRRE, encoded by the coding sequence ATGCTAACCAATAAGACCCGGCTTCCGCTCCTGGCCCAATTTGCTGATCTGTTTCTTATTGAAATCACCAACTGGCGCTGGTCCTGGCGCAGTCTGGTCGTGCTGGGCACGGTGGCCCCGCTGATGAGCATTTTGGCGCTCTCCTTGTTCGCCGACAAGTCCAATCCCGAAACGCTGAGCTATATCCTCACGGGCAATATCGTGATGGCGTTGATGTTCGGCATCAAGGACAAACTGCAAAGCCATTTCATGTTCATGCGCATACAAGGCTCGCTGGATTATTTTGCCACGCTGCCCGTGAACAAGATGCTGCTGGTGGCTGCCGCCACGGCTGCTTTTCTTTGCCTGGGCCTGCCTTCCGTGGTGGTGACGTTATTCTTTGGCGCGTGGTTATTGCGTATTCCCCTGTCCATCAGTCCGTGGGTGCTGCCGGTGGCTGTTGCCGCGGCGATTTCTTTGTCGGGCGTGGGTGCATTGGTGGGGATTTGGGCGCGCACCCCGGAGGATGCCGGTTCTATCAGCACGTTGTTGACTTTTTTAATGTTGGGTATCGGCCCGGTGCTGATTCCGCCGGAAGGGCTGCCGCCACTGCTGGTGATTTTGGGGCGTTTTAGTCCTGCTACGTATGCTTCGTCTGCTTTGCGCCAGGTTCTGTTGGGACCGCTGACGCCGCGGCTCTGGGTAGATGTGGCGGCTTTGCTCGGTTTCAGTCTGATTACTTTTGTGATGGTCAATCGGCAGTTGGCCTGGCGGAGAGAGTGA
- a CDS encoding DegT/DnrJ/EryC1/StrS family aminotransferase, which translates to MKDKALVAFSDTIITSALDRIRDVLESGWIAAGKNAREYEAHLARLAHRRHAVATSSATAAYEVGMRALGLRDGQMVFAANSFVGMPLLCARFDLEPVFCDVTVEAGMAPTWEQVAAVLTERTVAVCLTQLGGFVARDAPRIEQECRQRGIILIEDCTHALGASYQQRYAGSFGDFSFASTQATKVFSTGEGGGLLTDREDVVQRARELMTFGSRERVSGGPIAYEEGYAWRASELAAALGAAVFAEADDILARRRQLAHTYDRLWEQANLDQFGLRRAPVPDGCDPVWLRYVFLLPSDLPRQPLKDALFARGFRLDGELWSLPVPRHPVWQGCYEHLAFPGATYFTNHHACLPLGLRLETTDQEALMEALYDILRHRAWTA; encoded by the coding sequence ATGAAAGACAAGGCCCTGGTGGCTTTTTCCGACACAATTATTACTTCAGCATTGGATCGCATTCGAGATGTTTTAGAGTCGGGCTGGATTGCTGCCGGCAAAAACGCGCGCGAATATGAGGCGCACCTGGCGCGGCTGGCGCATCGCCGTCACGCTGTCGCTACCAGTTCAGCCACGGCTGCTTATGAAGTCGGCATGCGCGCCCTGGGACTGCGCGATGGGCAAATGGTCTTTGCCGCGAACAGCTTTGTCGGCATGCCCTTGCTGTGCGCGCGGTTCGATCTGGAGCCTGTTTTTTGTGACGTGACGGTGGAAGCGGGCATGGCCCCGACGTGGGAGCAAGTCGCTGCTGTTCTCACGGAACGCACTGTTGCTGTCTGCCTGACCCAGCTAGGTGGTTTTGTGGCCCGTGACGCGCCTCGCATTGAGCAGGAATGCCGGCAACGGGGCATCATCCTCATCGAAGACTGCACCCATGCGCTAGGGGCCAGCTACCAACAGCGTTATGCCGGCAGTTTTGGCGACTTCTCTTTTGCCAGCACGCAGGCCACCAAAGTCTTTAGCACGGGCGAGGGAGGTGGTTTGCTGACCGACCGCGAAGACGTGGTCCAACGCGCCCGCGAACTGATGACCTTTGGCAGCCGCGAGCGCGTTTCCGGCGGCCCAATCGCCTATGAAGAGGGATACGCCTGGCGCGCCTCGGAACTGGCCGCCGCCCTCGGCGCGGCAGTCTTTGCCGAAGCGGACGACATCCTGGCGCGGCGCCGCCAGTTGGCGCATACCTACGACCGCCTGTGGGAACAGGCTAACCTGGATCAATTTGGACTGCGCCGCGCCCCCGTCCCCGATGGATGTGATCCCGTTTGGCTCCGCTACGTTTTTCTGCTCCCCTCCGATTTGCCGCGCCAGCCGCTCAAAGACGCGCTCTTTGCGCGCGGATTCCGGTTGGACGGAGAACTGTGGTCGCTGCCCGTGCCGCGCCACCCCGTCTGGCAGGGCTGTTATGAACATCTGGCATTTCCCGGAGCTACCTATTTTACAAACCACCACGCCTGCCTGCCTCTGGGGCTGCGCCTGGAAACGACGGACCAGGAGGCGCTCATGGAGGCTCTATACGACATCTTGCGCCATAGGGCGTGGACTGCATAG
- the iolG gene encoding inositol 2-dehydrogenase has protein sequence MTHLNVSIIGFGRMGQIYSALISEQVRYARLHSIVSRTSAAATVIEREYGVPHYVEVETVLADPAVDAVVVASPTQTHGEIVVAAANAGKAIFCEKPAALTLAETAAMQQAVDQKAAFCQIGFNRRYDEGFVAAHARIQQGEIGQPFLIRSLSRDPYRPGLDYLAHSGGILVDMGIHDFDVVRWLMQDEISTIYASGTTQRYPELTEVDDVDTAIASLHLSEGALGVVEVSRSAGYGYDIACEVMGTAGTLRIGYLQKTPLLTLNQQGVSHDVVPYFNERYASAYRAQITDFVNRVRQERPPFVSLADSYAALRISLAARQSLHQHAPINLPPTG, from the coding sequence ATGACGCATCTCAACGTTTCTATCATCGGTTTTGGCCGTATGGGACAAATTTATAGCGCGCTTATTTCGGAGCAGGTTCGGTATGCGCGCCTCCACAGTATTGTCAGCCGGACGTCGGCGGCGGCGACGGTTATTGAACGCGAATATGGCGTGCCCCATTACGTGGAGGTTGAAACGGTGTTGGCGGACCCCGCCGTCGATGCGGTGGTGGTGGCTTCTCCCACGCAGACGCATGGTGAGATTGTGGTGGCGGCGGCAAATGCCGGCAAAGCCATCTTCTGCGAGAAACCGGCGGCCCTCACCCTGGCAGAAACAGCCGCCATGCAGCAAGCCGTAGACCAGAAAGCCGCCTTCTGCCAGATTGGGTTCAATCGGCGATATGATGAAGGGTTCGTCGCCGCCCACGCCCGCATTCAACAGGGCGAAATCGGCCAACCCTTTCTCATTCGCTCCCTCAGCCGCGATCCCTATCGCCCAGGTTTGGACTACCTCGCCCATAGTGGCGGCATTCTCGTTGACATGGGTATCCACGATTTTGATGTCGTGCGCTGGCTGATGCAGGATGAAATAAGCACCATCTATGCCAGCGGAACCACGCAACGCTACCCCGAACTGACGGAAGTTGATGACGTTGATACCGCCATCGCTTCACTCCACCTGTCTGAAGGCGCTCTTGGGGTTGTCGAAGTCAGCCGCAGCGCCGGCTACGGCTACGACATTGCCTGCGAGGTCATGGGGACGGCGGGGACACTCCGCATTGGCTATCTCCAAAAAACGCCGCTACTCACCCTCAATCAACAAGGCGTCTCCCACGATGTGGTCCCCTACTTCAATGAGCGTTATGCTTCTGCCTATCGCGCCCAGATAACTGATTTCGTCAATCGGGTACGACAGGAACGTCCCCCCTTCGTTTCCCTGGCCGATTCATATGCGGCGTTGCGAATCAGTCTGGCTGCGCGACAATCACTACACCAACACGCTCCCATAAATTTGCCGCCAACGGGTTAG
- a CDS encoding YkgJ family cysteine cluster protein: MECRIGCAACCIAPSISSPIPGMPAGKPRGVRCVQLTPDNRCRLFGLPERPAVCARFRPHEEMCGASAAEALAWLSALEEATGPSGG, encoded by the coding sequence ATGGAATGTCGTATCGGTTGTGCCGCTTGTTGTATCGCCCCATCGATTTCGTCCCCCATTCCCGGAATGCCGGCAGGCAAGCCGCGGGGCGTTCGCTGCGTGCAGCTCACGCCGGACAATCGCTGCCGCTTATTCGGTCTGCCGGAACGGCCCGCGGTCTGCGCCCGGTTTCGTCCCCATGAGGAGATGTGCGGCGCATCCGCCGCAGAAGCGCTTGCCTGGTTGTCGGCATTGGAGGAGGCCACCGGCCCATCGGGCGGGTGA
- a CDS encoding YdcF family protein, whose protein sequence is MFFFLSKFLPLFFYPLGLACILLLAALWPARHRGQRRQRALLIGAFLALWLGGNRWVSLSLARSLEWQYLPVGDIPSAEVIVVLGGATRSAHPPRPTVEVGEAGDRLIYAAQLFQQGNAPHVLVSGGILPFTEESASEADNMAVLLQLMGVPDAAIWREARSINTYENAVFTRQLLAEKGIERVILVTSALHMPRAVKIFARQGVTVTPAPTDFSLTERDWQRMWSGNVASFVIGLVPDANNLELTTRVLKEYMGLIVYRLRGWL, encoded by the coding sequence ATGTTCTTCTTCCTCTCCAAATTCCTCCCATTATTCTTCTACCCGCTGGGGCTGGCCTGCATACTGCTGCTGGCGGCGCTGTGGCCGGCGCGCCATCGGGGCCAGCGCCGGCAGCGCGCGCTCCTCATTGGCGCATTCCTGGCCTTGTGGCTGGGGGGCAATCGCTGGGTGTCGCTCAGTCTGGCGCGGTCGCTGGAGTGGCAATATCTACCCGTGGGCGACATCCCCTCGGCGGAGGTGATCGTCGTGCTGGGCGGGGCAACGCGCTCCGCGCACCCACCCCGCCCCACCGTGGAGGTGGGGGAGGCAGGGGACCGCCTGATTTACGCGGCGCAGCTTTTTCAACAGGGCAACGCGCCGCACGTTCTCGTTTCCGGCGGCATTTTGCCTTTTACGGAAGAATCAGCCAGCGAGGCGGACAATATGGCCGTGCTGCTGCAATTGATGGGCGTGCCCGACGCGGCTATCTGGCGCGAGGCGCGCTCCATTAACACGTATGAGAACGCGGTTTTTACGCGCCAGCTATTGGCGGAAAAGGGGATTGAGCGCGTGATCCTGGTGACGTCGGCGCTGCACATGCCGCGCGCGGTGAAGATTTTTGCGCGCCAGGGGGTGACGGTGACGCCCGCGCCTACGGATTTCTCGCTGACGGAACGGGACTGGCAGCGGATGTGGTCGGGGAACGTCGCTTCTTTCGTGATCGGTCTTGTGCCGGACGCCAACAACCTGGAACTGACCACGCGCGTCCTCAAGGAGTATATGGGCCTGATCGTTTACCGGCTGCGCGGCTGGCTTTAG